The Terriglobus sp. RCC_193 genome contains a region encoding:
- a CDS encoding PAS domain-containing sensor histidine kinase, translated as MGTTRQRKILMIVLGVFLLLLFLGLAALNAFRLSFLTPDTPGGIFFFIAVAFLAFLIFLAILIVLMRNVLKLYAEQRSRVLGARLRTRMLLGAVLLSLLPVGCMYGFSYLLMNRAIERWFSLPSEHLRQESLSVSRDLSRYIEANARSEAEEIASVISEAGPNVTPATLQRAMQSHEVSLLGGFAQVYSGDVVVSRFHTPPDPAVVSVWQPPDTLPGEDEGLSSALQKRDGGTVNAMLLAALRRNDEPILTAGGVDYILGSAHTSSGLLVVSGVPLPGGMTTHIATLNRAGQQYWQLFRMRQKVRATYMMLLMMITGLALFITSWLALHLSKQVTRPVEALADAMSAIAQGNYQQRVEASATEELGDLVQTFNTMADDLESSRRMVEKTTLQVFEANVEVELRRRELETMLQTIPNGVVMLDVDRRIHVVNRAFGEMLDPGGQRAFVGLLLDEVIPAESLEVMDRLLRRSHRMGTAFAETEMPMHNGTLNLAITAAILETTSGGTRTPTGYVLVLENATELLRAQKQSAWKEVARRVAHEIKNPLTPISLNAEQIRRHIVRLGDLLQQHQLESSSIGTIRHSSEVISASVESMRGLVDQFSSLAEFPNAQPRPADLNTIIENTLSLFAGRLTGITVVKSLEPQLPLGMADPEAIKRALSNLIDNAAEAMTGSLLREIHIETRRSEQSQGMLEIVVADTGPGVTDDMRERLFLPYFSTKQRGTGLGLTIVAKIMADHQGTIRAEKNLPTGARFLLELPIAAPPEDSGLHRVATGDESSASEITKAQTRNIPA; from the coding sequence ATGGGCACAACACGCCAGCGCAAGATTTTGATGATTGTGCTGGGTGTATTCCTTCTCCTGTTGTTTCTCGGGCTGGCGGCGTTGAATGCCTTCCGGCTGAGTTTCCTCACGCCGGATACGCCGGGCGGCATCTTCTTTTTCATCGCGGTTGCGTTCCTTGCGTTTCTGATCTTCCTTGCCATCCTGATTGTGCTCATGCGAAACGTGCTGAAGCTTTATGCGGAGCAGCGCAGCCGCGTGCTGGGCGCGCGTCTGCGGACACGGATGTTGCTGGGCGCGGTGCTCCTCAGCCTGCTGCCGGTGGGCTGCATGTATGGCTTCAGCTATCTGCTGATGAACCGTGCCATTGAGCGATGGTTTTCCCTTCCTTCGGAACATCTCCGGCAGGAGTCGTTGTCGGTCTCACGCGATCTTTCGCGTTACATCGAAGCAAACGCGCGTTCCGAGGCGGAAGAGATCGCCAGTGTTATCTCCGAAGCCGGACCGAATGTAACACCTGCGACACTGCAGCGCGCCATGCAGAGTCATGAAGTTTCGCTGCTCGGAGGATTTGCGCAGGTCTACAGCGGTGATGTTGTCGTGTCACGTTTTCATACGCCACCCGATCCCGCAGTCGTCAGTGTGTGGCAGCCACCCGATACGCTTCCCGGCGAGGACGAGGGGCTGAGTTCTGCATTGCAGAAACGCGATGGCGGCACCGTCAATGCCATGTTGTTGGCTGCTCTCCGGCGCAACGATGAGCCGATTCTCACTGCAGGCGGCGTCGATTACATCCTTGGTTCCGCGCATACGTCGTCAGGGTTACTGGTTGTGTCTGGTGTTCCACTGCCCGGCGGCATGACCACGCACATTGCCACGTTGAATCGTGCGGGTCAGCAGTATTGGCAGTTGTTCCGTATGCGTCAGAAGGTGCGTGCCACGTACATGATGTTGCTGATGATGATCACGGGTCTCGCGCTATTCATCACCAGTTGGCTTGCGTTGCATCTCTCCAAGCAGGTGACCAGGCCAGTGGAAGCGCTGGCGGATGCCATGAGCGCCATCGCGCAGGGCAACTATCAACAGCGTGTGGAAGCGTCTGCCACAGAAGAACTCGGTGACCTGGTGCAGACCTTCAACACTATGGCCGACGATCTGGAATCCAGCCGTCGCATGGTGGAGAAGACCACGCTGCAGGTCTTTGAAGCGAACGTAGAAGTGGAACTGCGCAGGCGCGAACTGGAAACCATGCTGCAGACCATTCCCAACGGCGTCGTTATGTTGGACGTGGATCGCCGTATTCACGTCGTGAATCGCGCCTTCGGCGAGATGCTGGATCCCGGCGGTCAACGTGCGTTTGTGGGTTTGCTGTTGGATGAAGTGATACCAGCGGAGAGCCTGGAAGTGATGGATCGCCTGCTGCGCCGCAGTCATCGCATGGGTACTGCTTTCGCAGAGACAGAGATGCCCATGCACAACGGCACATTGAATCTGGCCATAACCGCTGCAATTCTCGAGACCACCAGCGGTGGCACACGCACGCCCACGGGCTATGTGCTGGTGCTGGAAAATGCAACCGAACTTCTGCGCGCGCAGAAACAGTCCGCATGGAAAGAAGTGGCGCGTCGTGTTGCGCACGAAATCAAGAATCCGCTCACACCGATTTCATTGAACGCCGAACAGATTCGCCGCCACATCGTACGTCTCGGTGATCTGTTGCAGCAGCATCAACTGGAATCATCCTCCATCGGTACCATTCGCCATTCCAGCGAAGTCATCAGCGCGTCGGTGGAGAGCATGCGCGGGCTTGTCGACCAGTTCTCATCGCTTGCCGAGTTCCCCAACGCGCAACCGCGCCCCGCAGACCTGAACACCATCATTGAAAACACGCTGAGCCTCTTCGCAGGCCGACTCACCGGCATTACGGTGGTGAAGTCGTTGGAACCGCAACTGCCACTGGGAATGGCCGATCCCGAGGCCATCAAGCGTGCTCTCTCCAACCTCATCGACAACGCCGCCGAAGCCATGACGGGAAGCCTGCTGCGAGAGATTCACATTGAAACGCGTCGCAGTGAACAGTCGCAGGGCATGCTGGAGATTGTGGTGGCTGATACCGGTCCGGGCGTCACGGACGACATGCGCGAGCGATTGTTCCTGCCGTATTTCTCCACCAAGCAACGCGGCACAGGGTTGGGCCTGACCATCGTGGCAAAGATTATGGCGGACCATCAGGGCACCATCCGCGCAGAAAAAAATCTGCCCACGGGCGCGCGTTTTCTATTGGAACTTCCCATTGCGGCTCCACCTGAAGACAGTGGACTCCACCGCGTTGCAACAGGTGACGAATCCTCTGCATCGGAAATCACAAAAGCACAGACTAGGAACATACCCGCATGA
- a CDS encoding GNAT family N-acetyltransferase codes for MNTSDIFTARLRLVAITPELLDAETASYTALAARLEARIPHEWPDSNWEPHVFDFFRKQFAEHPETIGWNRYVVLPLPEPVLIGTVGAFSTGANEAETGYAILKPWQRNGYATEATRAVLRLLSAQGVHSVIAHTFPAMQESIRVMKKCGMRFDGEGAEEGTIRYRITLPSS; via the coding sequence TTGAATACATCGGACATTTTTACGGCGCGGCTGCGCCTTGTGGCCATTACACCGGAGCTGCTGGATGCGGAAACTGCCAGTTATACCGCACTTGCTGCGCGTCTTGAAGCGCGTATTCCGCATGAGTGGCCTGACAGCAACTGGGAACCGCACGTCTTCGATTTCTTTCGCAAGCAGTTCGCGGAGCATCCTGAAACGATTGGATGGAATCGCTACGTGGTGCTTCCCCTGCCGGAACCGGTTTTGATTGGAACAGTGGGAGCGTTTTCGACAGGCGCAAACGAAGCCGAGACGGGATACGCCATCCTGAAACCGTGGCAGCGCAACGGCTATGCCACGGAAGCGACGCGGGCGGTGCTGCGACTGCTGTCCGCGCAGGGCGTGCACAGCGTGATTGCGCATACCTTTCCAGCGATGCAGGAATCGATTCGTGTAATGAAGAAGTGTGGCATGCGTTTCGATGGCGAAGGCGCGGAAGAAGGCACCATCCGCTATCGCATCACGCTTCCTTCATCGTGA
- a CDS encoding hemolysin family protein, with protein MSPLLFLFSIVLLLAVLTLSSYADRVYSEMGKFLAREYQENLDAWTERMEPRFGLSRDSVALSASILRQGSLALLALILGVHRAHVGGGWPAYAETVVELALIIIVFDRMLPQVLFARTRGDWVSNARIPLQVLFYLVLPLTLTLGLLESIVSLAEPDNEEAEEHPDEGVDALLEAGEEEGILEESDRALVRSVVEFGDMVVREVMTPRPEMFTVPESMTLAEFTAALNENAFSRVPVYRDTVDEITGIAFAHDLLQITDVDANTRTVREMQRPAAFVPEPKKVNELLREMQSEKQHMRIVIDEYGGVAGLVTIEDLIEAIVGNIEDEHDEDAEVLEEEDGSWIVPGSMDVAKLRDLLQKDADEDEREPLRMRTDLEASTVGGLVSELAGHIPHPGEVIEEDGLRLEVVNATSRLVKRVRVSLLPPEDLTEN; from the coding sequence ATGAGCCCTCTTCTCTTCCTGTTCTCCATCGTGCTGTTGTTGGCGGTGCTCACACTGTCGTCGTACGCGGATCGCGTGTACAGCGAGATGGGCAAGTTCCTTGCTCGCGAATACCAGGAAAATCTGGATGCATGGACAGAGCGCATGGAGCCGCGATTTGGGCTTTCACGCGATTCGGTTGCGCTGTCTGCCTCCATTCTTCGGCAGGGTTCATTGGCTCTGCTTGCCCTGATTCTGGGCGTGCACCGCGCACATGTGGGCGGTGGATGGCCTGCGTATGCAGAGACGGTAGTAGAGCTTGCGCTGATCATCATTGTGTTTGATCGCATGTTGCCGCAGGTGCTGTTTGCACGTACCCGTGGCGACTGGGTTTCCAATGCGCGTATTCCGTTGCAGGTGCTGTTCTACCTGGTCCTGCCGTTGACGCTGACGCTGGGGCTGCTGGAATCCATCGTTTCGCTGGCCGAGCCGGACAACGAAGAAGCAGAGGAACATCCCGACGAAGGTGTGGACGCTCTGCTGGAAGCCGGTGAAGAAGAAGGCATCCTGGAGGAGAGTGACCGCGCACTGGTGCGCAGCGTGGTGGAGTTTGGCGACATGGTGGTGCGCGAGGTGATGACGCCGCGGCCAGAGATGTTCACCGTGCCGGAGAGCATGACACTGGCAGAGTTCACCGCAGCGCTGAATGAGAATGCATTCTCACGCGTGCCGGTTTATCGCGACACCGTGGATGAGATCACCGGCATTGCCTTTGCGCATGACCTGCTGCAGATCACCGACGTGGATGCGAACACCCGCACAGTGCGAGAGATGCAACGGCCTGCGGCGTTTGTGCCTGAGCCAAAGAAAGTTAACGAGCTGCTGCGCGAGATGCAGAGCGAGAAGCAGCACATGCGCATCGTGATTGATGAATACGGCGGCGTTGCAGGACTGGTTACGATTGAAGATTTGATTGAAGCCATCGTGGGCAACATTGAAGACGAACACGATGAAGATGCGGAAGTGCTGGAAGAAGAAGACGGTTCATGGATTGTGCCCGGCAGCATGGATGTTGCGAAGCTTCGCGACCTGCTGCAGAAAGATGCCGACGAGGACGAGCGCGAGCCGCTGCGGATGCGCACCGATCTGGAAGCCAGCACCGTGGGCGGTCTTGTTTCGGAGCTTGCCGGACATATTCCGCATCCCGGTGAAGTAATTGAAGAAGACGGGTTGCGGCTGGAAGTGGTCAATGCCACATCGCGGCTGGTGAAGCGCGTGCGCGTGAGCCTGCTGCCGCCCGAGGACCTTACCGAGAACTAA
- a CDS encoding cupin domain-containing protein: protein MDWNLLTQPVLPPDDLARSLVLALSDDGSLPHIGIVGDTYTILLGRKDTAGRFCLIDMHIPPGGGPGPHRHDFEETFILMDGELEFVFRGEAKTARSGETVHIPANAPHVFRNASSKPVRLLCLCSPAGQEEFFLQLGVPVKSRIEAPPRPTPEQDELFRRKAAELAPKYKTELLHSPE from the coding sequence ATGGACTGGAATCTGCTGACACAACCCGTTCTGCCGCCAGATGATCTCGCCCGCTCGCTCGTGTTGGCTTTGTCCGATGACGGTTCCCTCCCGCATATCGGCATTGTGGGCGATACCTACACCATCCTGCTTGGCAGGAAAGATACCGCAGGTCGATTCTGCCTGATTGACATGCACATCCCGCCCGGCGGCGGTCCCGGCCCGCATCGCCATGACTTCGAGGAGACCTTCATCCTGATGGATGGTGAACTGGAGTTTGTCTTCCGAGGAGAGGCTAAGACCGCACGCTCGGGAGAAACCGTACACATTCCGGCCAATGCGCCGCACGTCTTCCGCAATGCGTCGTCGAAGCCGGTGCGGCTTCTTTGTCTGTGTTCTCCCGCCGGGCAGGAGGAGTTTTTTCTGCAGCTTGGCGTGCCAGTGAAGAGCCGTATAGAGGCGCCTCCCAGGCCGACGCCCGAACAGGACGAACTGTTTCGCAGAAAGGCTGCCGAACTAGCTCCGAAATACAAAACAGAGTTGTTGCACAGCCCGGAATAA
- the ybeY gene encoding rRNA maturation RNase YbeY, translating to MIVTEPPSRTDGTQPSLQKAALSRFLKRAQKAAGLDGEVTVLLADDARLKELNRNFRGKNKPTDVLSFPAFENEEGYAGDLAISLDTAQRQADEHGHSLEDELRTLMLHGVLHLAGYDHETDKGEMRALEAELREKLKLPTGLIERTLSAPKKRAVTKAKKTAAKKSSAKGTQR from the coding sequence TTGATCGTTACAGAACCTCCGAGTCGAACGGATGGCACACAACCTTCGCTGCAGAAGGCGGCACTTTCACGTTTTCTGAAACGTGCGCAAAAAGCCGCCGGGCTGGACGGCGAAGTGACCGTGCTGCTGGCGGACGACGCGCGATTGAAAGAACTGAATCGCAACTTCCGCGGCAAGAACAAACCCACCGATGTTTTGAGCTTCCCTGCTTTTGAAAATGAAGAAGGCTACGCAGGCGATCTTGCCATCTCGTTAGATACAGCGCAGCGGCAGGCGGACGAACACGGGCATTCGCTGGAAGATGAACTGCGAACGCTGATGCTGCACGGCGTTCTGCATCTGGCCGGATACGACCACGAAACCGACAAGGGCGAGATGCGCGCACTGGAAGCGGAGCTGCGCGAAAAGCTGAAACTGCCGACAGGACTGATTGAACGCACACTGTCTGCTCCTAAGAAACGCGCGGTAACAAAAGCGAAGAAGACAGCAGCAAAGAAAAGCTCGGCGAAGGGGACGCAGAGATGA
- the era gene encoding GTPase Era, whose amino-acid sequence MAFRAGFVSIIGRPNAGKSTLLNALLGEKLAIVTHKAQTTRTRILGVLEQPARSKTKSREALPAAQIVLVDTPGVHKPSTQLDRRMMQEVHDALESRDVVLFLVDATHRIHEPAPRVEGKSPSPGEDKKALSAAEDAFALSMLRNVECPVVLVFNKIDLVRREDLLPLITHWTTKFAFTDTVLISAAKKDGLDTLLDRIVERLPEANRYFPEDQLTDQPMRFLAAELIREKILLFTGEEVPYASAVVVEKWEEPGPQRKPKKGEEPKLPVTKIAAAIFVERSGQKAILIGKQGAMLKQIGTAARKEIETLLGTRVFLELFVKVKEDWRSKKGFVEELDWRRQLESLQVSQAFKKEHEA is encoded by the coding sequence ATGGCATTTCGCGCAGGTTTCGTCTCTATTATCGGTCGCCCCAACGCAGGCAAGTCCACCCTGCTGAACGCTCTCCTTGGAGAGAAGCTGGCTATCGTCACGCATAAAGCGCAGACCACGCGCACACGCATCCTGGGCGTTCTGGAACAGCCGGCACGGTCGAAGACGAAAAGCCGTGAAGCTCTGCCTGCTGCGCAGATTGTTCTGGTCGATACACCGGGCGTGCATAAGCCCAGCACGCAGCTTGACCGCCGCATGATGCAGGAAGTCCACGATGCGCTGGAAAGCCGCGACGTGGTGCTGTTCCTTGTGGATGCGACGCATCGCATTCACGAGCCCGCGCCGCGCGTGGAAGGCAAATCGCCTTCGCCGGGTGAAGACAAGAAAGCGCTGAGCGCTGCGGAAGATGCGTTTGCGTTGAGCATGTTGCGCAACGTGGAGTGCCCGGTGGTTCTTGTATTCAACAAGATTGACCTGGTAAGGCGTGAAGACCTTCTTCCGCTGATTACACACTGGACGACGAAGTTCGCTTTCACGGACACGGTACTGATCTCGGCCGCAAAGAAGGACGGTTTGGATACTCTGCTGGATCGCATTGTGGAGCGTCTTCCGGAAGCGAACCGCTATTTCCCTGAAGACCAACTCACCGATCAGCCGATGCGCTTCCTTGCAGCAGAGCTGATCCGCGAAAAAATTCTGCTCTTCACCGGCGAGGAAGTTCCTTATGCCTCCGCCGTTGTGGTGGAGAAGTGGGAAGAGCCGGGGCCGCAGCGCAAGCCGAAGAAGGGCGAAGAACCGAAGCTGCCGGTAACGAAGATTGCCGCAGCCATCTTCGTCGAACGCAGCGGGCAAAAGGCCATCCTCATTGGCAAGCAGGGCGCCATGCTGAAACAGATTGGCACCGCAGCCCGTAAAGAGATCGAAACTCTCCTGGGCACGCGCGTTTTCCTGGAACTGTTTGTGAAGGTGAAGGAAGACTGGCGCTCGAAGAAGGGCTTTGTGGAAGAGCTGGACTGGCGGCGTCAGTTGGAATCGTTGCAGGTTTCGCAGGCGTTTAAGAAAGAGCATGAGGCCTAA
- the ald gene encoding alanine dehydrogenase, with protein MIVGVPKEVKDHESRVGITPAGVRALVEAGHKVLVQTGAGELSAFPDDEYQNAGAEIVGSAYDTWRLADMVVKVKEPIEKEYQYFRPGLVLFTYLHLAPLPALTEALMEKQVTGIAYETVRDRAGSLPLLTPMSEVAGRLSVQVGAEYLQKTKGGRGLLLGGVPGVPPGNVVIIGGGIVGINAAKMALGLGAKVTIVDLSLNRLRDLDDIFNGRVFTLASNSYNIAKASSEADLLVGGVLIPGAAAPKLVTAAMVKNMKKGAVIVDVAIDQGGSIETARPTTHTDPVYEVDGVVHYCVTNMPAAVPNTSTLALTNATFPYVLKLANEGAEAAIKSDKGFAEGVNTYKGTLTYQAVAESQSKSWKAVAELL; from the coding sequence ATGATTGTTGGCGTACCCAAGGAAGTCAAAGATCACGAAAGCCGTGTAGGCATTACCCCCGCAGGCGTGCGCGCGTTGGTGGAGGCCGGACACAAGGTGCTGGTGCAGACTGGCGCAGGTGAGTTGTCCGCATTCCCTGACGATGAGTATCAGAATGCGGGAGCAGAGATTGTCGGCAGTGCCTATGACACCTGGCGGCTGGCAGACATGGTCGTCAAGGTGAAGGAACCCATCGAGAAGGAGTATCAGTACTTCCGTCCCGGCCTTGTGTTGTTCACCTATCTGCATCTTGCGCCGCTGCCCGCTCTGACGGAAGCGTTGATGGAGAAGCAGGTTACAGGCATTGCGTATGAAACGGTGCGTGATCGCGCCGGTTCGCTGCCGCTGCTGACCCCCATGAGCGAAGTGGCCGGACGCCTCAGCGTGCAGGTGGGCGCGGAATATCTGCAAAAGACGAAGGGTGGCCGCGGCCTGTTGCTGGGCGGTGTTCCGGGCGTGCCTCCGGGCAATGTGGTTATCATCGGCGGCGGAATCGTCGGTATCAATGCGGCCAAGATGGCGCTGGGGCTGGGCGCGAAGGTCACGATCGTGGACCTCAGCCTGAATCGCCTGCGCGATCTGGACGACATCTTCAACGGTCGCGTCTTCACGCTGGCGTCGAACAGCTACAACATTGCCAAGGCTTCGTCGGAAGCCGATCTTCTCGTTGGCGGTGTGCTCATCCCCGGTGCTGCTGCACCGAAGCTGGTCACAGCCGCGATGGTGAAGAACATGAAGAAGGGCGCGGTCATTGTGGACGTGGCCATCGATCAGGGCGGCAGCATTGAGACGGCGAGGCCCACCACACATACCGACCCGGTATACGAAGTGGATGGCGTGGTGCACTACTGCGTCACGAACATGCCCGCGGCTGTGCCGAATACCTCGACGCTGGCGCTGACCAACGCAACGTTCCCCTACGTGCTGAAGCTGGCGAATGAAGGCGCAGAAGCGGCCATTAAGTCGGACAAGGGCTTTGCGGAAGGCGTGAACACCTACAAGGGAACGCTCACGTATCAGGCGGTTGCAGAATCGCAGAGCAAATCCTGGAAAGCGGTCGCCGAACTGCTGTAG
- a CDS encoding sigma-54-dependent transcriptional regulator, whose translation MTHILVVDDEAEIRESLETILREEGYVVTSSGTATESLELIRDVEYDVVLLDIWLPDGDGLEVLARIRDLALAAPPEVVIISGHGTIESAVRATKLAAYDFLEKPLSLDRTLLVLKNATEARRLRLDNSEFQQQLAQKAYLTGESIPMKALRQQIRLMAPTNGRVLIYGESGSGKERIARTMHAESLRADRPFIELNCAAIPEDFIESELFGYRHGVAPGGPPEKRGTFERADGGTLFLDEVGDMSLKTQAKVLRTLDEQRFYPVGASNPVHVDVRVIAATNKDLEDEIIKGNFREDLFYRLNVIPFFVPPLRDRMQDIPSLVQEFLSEFGRQYGRPRVEISPDAISALKQYAWPGNVRELRNMVERVLILNPKAIRIERKHLPVLLSRDGAVKQRGDDFGTLLQAREAYERDYILKKLEECHGNISRAADALGLERSHLYRKMKALGVTMKEA comes from the coding sequence ATGACCCACATCCTTGTTGTGGATGACGAAGCAGAGATCCGCGAATCGCTGGAGACCATCCTGCGCGAGGAAGGCTACGTCGTCACCTCCAGCGGCACCGCCACGGAATCGCTGGAACTGATCCGCGACGTGGAGTACGACGTGGTGTTGCTGGATATCTGGCTGCCCGACGGCGATGGTCTGGAAGTGCTGGCGCGCATCCGCGATCTGGCTCTCGCCGCCCCACCGGAAGTCGTCATCATCTCCGGTCATGGAACCATTGAATCTGCGGTGCGAGCCACGAAGCTGGCTGCGTATGACTTCCTGGAAAAACCGCTGTCGCTGGATCGCACGCTGCTTGTGTTGAAAAATGCAACCGAAGCCCGTCGCCTTCGTTTGGACAATTCCGAGTTTCAGCAGCAGCTTGCGCAGAAGGCCTACCTCACGGGTGAAAGCATTCCCATGAAGGCGTTGCGGCAGCAGATTCGCCTGATGGCTCCCACCAACGGACGTGTGCTCATCTACGGCGAATCCGGCAGCGGCAAGGAACGCATTGCACGCACCATGCATGCAGAGAGCCTGCGTGCCGACCGCCCTTTCATTGAACTGAACTGCGCAGCGATTCCAGAAGACTTCATTGAAAGCGAACTTTTCGGCTACCGTCATGGCGTTGCTCCCGGCGGGCCGCCGGAGAAGCGCGGCACCTTCGAACGTGCGGATGGCGGCACGTTGTTTCTGGATGAAGTGGGCGACATGAGCCTGAAGACACAGGCCAAAGTATTGCGCACGCTGGATGAACAGCGCTTCTATCCTGTGGGCGCGTCGAATCCGGTCCATGTCGATGTGCGTGTGATCGCTGCAACGAACAAGGACCTGGAAGACGAAATCATCAAAGGAAATTTTCGCGAAGACCTCTTCTATCGTCTCAACGTGATCCCGTTTTTTGTTCCTCCGCTGCGCGACCGAATGCAGGACATTCCATCGCTGGTGCAGGAGTTCCTGAGCGAGTTTGGCAGGCAGTATGGGCGTCCGCGTGTGGAGATTTCACCCGATGCCATCAGTGCGCTGAAGCAGTATGCGTGGCCCGGCAACGTGCGTGAGTTACGCAACATGGTCGAGCGTGTGCTCATTCTGAATCCCAAGGCGATCCGCATTGAACGGAAGCATCTGCCTGTGCTCTTGTCACGCGATGGTGCGGTCAAGCAGCGGGGCGACGATTTCGGAACGCTGCTGCAGGCGCGCGAGGCTTATGAGCGTGACTACATCCTGAAAAAACTGGAAGAATGTCACGGCAACATAAGCCGCGCTGCGGATGCGCTCGGCCTGGAGCGCAGTCATCTTTATCGCAAGATGAAGGCGCTGGGCGTCACGATGAAGGAAGCGTGA
- a CDS encoding rod shape-determining protein, whose translation MPQNGYQGRTSRQRSMRSLFSLFSNDLAIDLGTANTLVYASGKGIVVNEPSIIAVNKITNEVEAVGREAKEMVGRTPGNIIAIRPMKDGVIADFRHTEKMLNYFIQKAHNRKMLVHPRIIIGVPSEITQVEKRAVEDSAYRAKASEVYLVEQAMVAAIGAGLPITEPGGNMVVDIGGGTTDIAVISLAGIVYSRSVRMAGNQMDEAVMNFLKRKYNLLIGERTAEMIKMEIGSAFPLDKPLTMEIKGRNLIEGVPKTITVDDSEIREALSESIATIMNAIRVALERTPPELSADISDRGIVLTGGGALIKNLDRRIREETGLPVSIADDPLASVVLGTGRMLNDFGLLRKVAID comes from the coding sequence ATGCCTCAAAACGGATACCAGGGACGCACCTCCCGTCAGCGCTCCATGCGCTCGCTTTTTTCGCTGTTTTCGAACGATCTTGCAATCGACCTGGGGACTGCAAATACGCTGGTCTACGCCAGCGGTAAAGGCATCGTCGTCAATGAGCCTTCCATCATCGCTGTGAACAAAATCACGAATGAAGTGGAAGCCGTGGGCAGGGAAGCCAAGGAGATGGTGGGCCGCACACCCGGCAACATCATCGCCATCCGGCCGATGAAGGACGGCGTGATTGCCGATTTCCGCCACACGGAAAAGATGTTGAACTACTTCATTCAGAAGGCGCATAACCGCAAGATGCTGGTGCACCCGCGCATCATCATCGGCGTGCCTTCCGAAATCACGCAGGTGGAAAAGCGCGCCGTGGAAGACAGCGCGTATCGCGCCAAAGCCTCTGAGGTGTACCTCGTGGAGCAGGCTATGGTGGCCGCTATCGGCGCAGGCCTGCCCATCACGGAGCCTGGCGGCAACATGGTTGTCGATATCGGTGGAGGAACGACGGATATCGCGGTGATTTCACTCGCTGGCATCGTCTATTCGCGCTCAGTTCGCATGGCCGGCAACCAGATGGACGAAGCCGTGATGAACTTCCTGAAGCGCAAGTACAACCTGCTGATTGGCGAGCGTACCGCCGAAATGATCAAGATGGAGATTGGCTCGGCGTTCCCGCTGGACAAGCCGCTGACCATGGAGATCAAAGGCCGCAACCTGATTGAAGGCGTGCCGAAGACAATTACCGTGGACGATTCCGAGATCCGCGAAGCGCTCAGCGAATCCATTGCGACCATCATGAATGCCATCCGCGTGGCGCTGGAACGGACCCCGCCCGAGCTGTCGGCCGATATCTCTGACCGTGGCATTGTGCTGACCGGCGGTGGCGCGCTGATCAAGAACCTGGACCGCCGCATCCGCGAAGAAACGGGGCTGCCCGTATCCATCGCGGACGATCCGCTGGCATCCGTGGTGCTGGGCACCGGCCGCATGTTGAACGACTTCGGCCTGCTGCGCAAAGTGGCAATCGATTAA